The Longimicrobiaceae bacterium genome contains the following window.
ACGAGGAAGTCTGCCGAGAGCGTGAGCCGGACGGGCCGGCCGGCCTCGAGGTCGGCCGGCGGGGTGATGGTGGCGAGGAAGACGACCTCGTTGCTGTACCCGTAGTTCACGAGCGGCGGGTACGGGATCCGCTCGGGGATCGGGTAGGCGAACGAGTCGGCGCTGAACCCGCTGGGCAGGCTCCAGGTCGCGAGCAGCCCGTTGCCGGCGTCCCCGGCGTTCTTCCAGTAGGTGTGCCACCCCTCGTCGAGGGTGACGTGGAGGCCGACGGTGAACGGCTCCCCGGGGCGGACCGAGGCGACGTCGCTCACCAGCCTCGCCTCGCTGTGCGGCGTCGTATCCTGCTGGGCGGAGAACAGAGGGCCCGGACCGCTTCCCGGGAGGAGCCCGGGCCCCGCCGAAGCGGCGAGCGCGACGAAAAGCACCAAGGGCGTGGCCATGCCCCGGCGACCGGGCCGGCCTCCCCTCCTCCGCTTCAGCAGCTGACTCGCTCTCGTTCTCATCTCACTCCTGAACTCAGCGATATTTGACGTTGCAGCCGTAGGGCCGCGAGGTCGGGGTGGAGACCGGCTGCCCGGCCGTGGCTTCCTTGAGCGCGACATCCACGAGCTGCGTCGCGCGCGCGATGTCCCCGTCCCGCGGTGTCGGAACGTTGTCGATCCCGCCCATGTAGACCAGCGTACCCTTGGGGTCGATCACGAACATGTGCGGCGTGGTCTTCGCGTCGTACATGCGGCCGACCGTCCCCGCGGGGTCGAGCAGCACCGCGCTGGCGTTGCTCCCCATCTTCTTCGACTCCACGTTCATCGCCGCGGGCTCATAGTGGCCCTGTTCCCCGCGGGCCGAAGACACGACGGCCAGCCAGACGACGCCCCGGTCCCGCCACTTCTGCTGCTGCCCCGGGATGTTCCCGGTGCGGTAGTGCTTCTTCACGTAGGGGCAGCCGTAGTTCACCCACTCCAGAACGACCCACTTCCCCCGGTACTGCGCGAGGGAATGCTCCGCGCCTCGG
Protein-coding sequences here:
- a CDS encoding protein-disulfide reductase DsbD domain-containing protein, whose translation is MSDVASVRPGEPFTVGLHVTLDEGWHTYWKNAGDAGNGLLATWSLPSGFSADSFAYPIPERIPYPPLVNYGYSNEVVFLATITPPADLEAGRPVRLTLSADFLVCEDVCLPAQAERSLDLPVRDAPPTASGDAALIRRYADRLPVEHAQWTARAARTDRG
- a CDS encoding thioredoxin family protein, producing the protein MRRPPFAMVAVLALGLVTVAAGVRAAPEIGKPAPAFTLPDTRGAEHSLAQYRGKWVVLEWVNYGCPYVKKHYRTGNIPGQQQKWRDRGVVWLAVVSSARGEQGHYEPAAMNVESKKMGSNASAVLLDPAGTVGRMYDAKTTPHMFVIDPKGTLVYMGGIDNVPTPRDGDIARATQLVDVALKEATAGQPVSTPTSRPYGCNVKYR